A window of the Thermus thermamylovorans genome harbors these coding sequences:
- a CDS encoding single-stranded-DNA-specific exonuclease RecJ, with amino-acid sequence MKGRTRWKLLPLPPLPEWRGLMRALGVGPEAALAYWHRGVRHKEDLDPPLRLLPLAGLAEAVDLLQRALREGKRIRIHGDYDADGLTGTALLLRGLWALGARAHPFIPHRLEEGYGILMDRVPEHREAAEVFLTVDCGIAGHAELRELVENGVEVLVTDHHTPKETPPPGLVLHPAYTPGLEEHPTGAGVAFLLLWALRERLGLPPPLEYADLAAVGTIADVAPLWGWNRALVREGLRRLPASATLGLRLLAEAVGYTGKAAEVAFRIAPRLNAASRLGEAEKALRLLLTEDEGEARSLVEELNRLNAKRQTIEEEMLKRLLPQADPEAKAIVLHDPEGHPGVMGIVASRILEATLRPVFLVARGKGTVRSLHPVSAVEALKAAEDLLLRFGGYREAAGFALEEARFPEFRRRMEAFAARLPDPVREVPLLGLLPAPSLLPEVYGGLKALEPFGAGNEEPLFLLVGSPEEVRLMAEGKHLAFRLEGVRVVGWRMGERALPREVEVAAALVENRWNGAVSYEAQAVDFRAPGELLGGVAPFAFPVPLPEALARARMGEGVYVPEDNPEGLAYARRMGFRLLPPEEAPLWLGLPPLPVKVERVAVALGPLQRARLAAPPTLDTPEERLATLVRRRLLLAYERGHGGLFSEALLAYWEVNRVQAAAGGP; translated from the coding sequence ATGAAGGGCCGGACCCGCTGGAAGCTCCTTCCCCTCCCGCCCCTCCCCGAGTGGCGGGGGCTCATGCGGGCCCTCGGGGTGGGGCCGGAGGCCGCCTTGGCCTACTGGCACCGGGGGGTGAGGCACAAGGAGGACCTGGACCCGCCCTTGCGGCTTCTCCCCCTTGCGGGCCTTGCCGAGGCGGTGGACCTCCTCCAAAGGGCCCTCCGGGAGGGGAAGCGCATCCGCATCCACGGGGACTACGACGCCGACGGCCTCACGGGCACCGCCCTCCTCCTTCGGGGCCTCTGGGCCCTGGGGGCCAGGGCCCACCCCTTCATCCCCCACCGCCTGGAGGAGGGCTACGGGATCCTCATGGACCGGGTGCCCGAGCACCGGGAGGCGGCGGAGGTCTTCCTCACCGTGGACTGCGGCATCGCGGGCCACGCGGAGCTACGGGAACTGGTGGAAAACGGGGTGGAGGTCCTGGTCACCGACCACCACACCCCCAAGGAGACCCCTCCCCCGGGCCTCGTCCTCCATCCCGCCTACACCCCGGGGCTGGAGGAGCACCCCACGGGGGCGGGGGTGGCCTTTCTCCTCCTCTGGGCCCTCCGCGAACGCCTGGGCCTCCCCCCGCCCCTGGAGTACGCGGACCTGGCGGCGGTGGGCACCATCGCCGACGTGGCCCCCCTCTGGGGCTGGAACCGGGCCCTGGTGCGGGAGGGCCTCCGGCGCCTCCCCGCCTCGGCCACCCTGGGCCTGAGGCTTCTGGCGGAAGCCGTGGGCTACACGGGCAAGGCGGCGGAGGTGGCCTTCCGTATCGCCCCCCGCCTGAACGCGGCGAGCCGCCTGGGGGAGGCGGAAAAGGCCCTGAGGCTTCTCCTCACCGAGGACGAGGGGGAGGCCAGGAGCCTGGTGGAGGAGCTGAACCGGCTGAACGCCAAGCGCCAGACCATCGAGGAGGAGATGCTCAAGAGGCTTCTTCCCCAGGCGGACCCGGAGGCCAAGGCCATCGTCCTCCACGACCCCGAAGGCCACCCGGGGGTGATGGGCATCGTGGCCAGCCGGATCCTGGAGGCCACCCTGCGCCCGGTCTTCCTCGTGGCCCGGGGCAAGGGCACGGTGCGGAGCCTCCATCCGGTGAGCGCCGTGGAGGCCCTCAAGGCCGCGGAGGACCTCCTCCTGCGCTTTGGCGGCTACCGGGAGGCGGCGGGCTTCGCCCTGGAGGAGGCCCGCTTCCCCGAGTTCCGAAGGCGCATGGAGGCTTTCGCCGCCCGCCTCCCCGACCCCGTGCGGGAGGTGCCCCTCCTGGGGCTCCTTCCCGCCCCTTCCCTCCTCCCCGAGGTCTACGGGGGGCTGAAGGCCCTGGAGCCCTTTGGGGCCGGCAACGAGGAACCCCTCTTCCTCCTGGTGGGCAGCCCGGAGGAGGTGCGCCTCATGGCGGAGGGCAAGCACCTGGCCTTCCGGCTGGAGGGGGTGCGGGTGGTAGGCTGGCGCATGGGGGAGAGGGCCCTGCCGCGGGAGGTGGAGGTGGCGGCGGCCCTGGTGGAGAACCGCTGGAACGGGGCGGTGAGCTACGAGGCCCAGGCGGTGGACTTCCGGGCGCCGGGGGAGCTTTTGGGGGGCGTGGCGCCCTTCGCCTTTCCGGTACCCCTCCCCGAGGCCCTGGCCCGGGCCCGGATGGGGGAGGGGGTCTATGTGCCGGAGGACAACCCGGAAGGCCTGGCCTATGCCCGAAGGATGGGTTTCCGCCTCCTGCCCCCTGAGGAGGCCCCCCTGTGGCTCGGCCTCCCGCCCCTGCCCGTAAAGGTGGAGCGGGTGGCGGTGGCCCTGGGCCCCCTGCAGCGCGCCCGGCTCGCCGCCCCCCCCACCCTCGACACCCCGGAGGAACGCCTCGCCACCCTGGTTCGCCGCCGCCTCCTCCTCGCCTACGAGCGGGGGCACGGGGGGCTTTTCAGCGAGGCCCTCCTGGCCTACTGGGAGGTGAACCGTGTACAGGCAGCCGCGGGAGGCCCATGA
- a CDS encoding 1-(5-phosphoribosyl)-5-[(5-phosphoribosylamino)methylideneamino] imidazole-4-carboxamide isomerase, with amino-acid sequence MLLIPAVDLKGGRGVRLYEGDPARETVYGDPVALALRWQKEGAGLLHLVDLDRALGLGENREALRRIAAALRVPFQVGGGVRSLEALGEVLALGASRAVVGTVAVKAPALLQRMLEEAGPERLAVALDAKGLEVVVAGWQERAPLSALGLLRTWEEMGLRTVIYTDVRRDGTLRGLDLEAVARVREAWPHELIAGGGIAGPEDLLGLKGLGVEGALLGKALYEGRIRLRDFAQKGYPGGV; translated from the coding sequence ATGCTCTTGATTCCCGCCGTGGACCTGAAGGGGGGGAGGGGGGTGCGCCTCTACGAGGGGGATCCCGCCCGGGAGACCGTCTACGGGGACCCCGTGGCCCTGGCCCTGAGGTGGCAGAAGGAGGGGGCGGGGCTTTTGCACCTGGTGGACCTGGACCGGGCCCTGGGCCTTGGGGAGAACCGGGAGGCCCTCCGCCGGATCGCCGCCGCCCTCCGCGTCCCCTTCCAGGTGGGGGGCGGGGTGCGCTCCCTGGAGGCCCTTGGGGAGGTCCTCGCCCTGGGGGCCAGCCGGGCGGTGGTGGGCACGGTGGCGGTGAAGGCGCCTGCCCTTTTGCAGAGGATGCTGGAGGAGGCGGGGCCTGAGCGCCTGGCGGTGGCCCTGGATGCGAAGGGCCTGGAGGTGGTGGTCGCGGGCTGGCAGGAGCGGGCCCCCCTTTCCGCCCTGGGCCTCCTGCGCACCTGGGAAGAGATGGGCCTGCGGACGGTGATCTACACCGATGTGCGCCGGGACGGGACCCTGAGGGGCTTGGACCTGGAGGCCGTGGCCCGGGTACGGGAGGCCTGGCCCCACGAGCTCATCGCCGGTGGGGGCATCGCCGGCCCGGAAGACCTGCTGGGCCTAAAGGGGCTCGGGGTGGAGGGGGCCCTTTTGGGCAAGGCCCTCTATGAGGGGCGCATCCGCCTGCGGGACTTCGCCCAAAAGGGATATCCTGGAGGCGTATGA
- a CDS encoding valine--tRNA ligase, whose amino-acid sequence MDLPKAYDPQAVEPKWAERWAQHPFVADPKSGKKPFVIFMPPPNVTGSLHMGHALDNALQDALIRFKRMRGFEAVWLPGTDHAGIATQVVVERLLLKEGQTRNDLGREAFLQRVWQWKEESGGTILRQLKRLGASADWSREAFTMDEARSKAVRYAFCRYYHEGLAYRAPRLVNWCPRCETTLSDLEVETEPTPGRLYTLRYEVEGGGEVAIATVRPETVFADQALAIHPEDERYQGLIGKRARIPLTGVWIPILADPAVERDFGTGALKVTPAHDPLDYEIGLRHGLEPVSVIDLEGRMAGDRVPEALRGLERFAARKKAVELFREAGHLLKEEDYTIQMATCSRCATPLEYAIFPQWWLAMKPLAEKVIQGLERDEIAFVPERWKKVNLDWLKGVRDWNISRQLWWGHQIPAWYCEDCGAVNVPHPERYLEDPQACEACGGQNLRRDEDVFDTWFSSALWPLATLGWPEETEDLKAFYPGDVLVTGYDILFLWVSRMEVSGYHFLGERPFKTVLLHGLVLDERGQKMSKSKGNVIDPLEMVERYGADALRFALTYLATGGQDIRLDLRWLEMARNFANKLYNAARFVLMSREGFQAKTEAPTLADRFMQSRLARGVREVTGLYEALDLAQAAREIYELVWSEFCDWYLEASKPALKAGNAFTLRTLEEALATLLKLLHPLMPFLTSELYGALTGKEELALEPWPEAGQEDLEAEARFEALRQAVTAVRALKAEAGLPLAQEVRVYLEGEAEAVLENLEAFRFLGRAEPLEARPERALVKAMPKVTVRMPLEGLLDVAEWRRRQEKRLQELVSLAERSQRKLSAPGFRERAPKEVVEAEEARLRENLAQIARLQEALSQTG is encoded by the coding sequence ATGGACCTGCCCAAGGCCTACGATCCCCAAGCGGTGGAGCCCAAGTGGGCGGAGCGGTGGGCGCAACACCCCTTCGTGGCGGACCCCAAAAGCGGCAAGAAACCCTTTGTCATTTTCATGCCGCCCCCCAACGTCACGGGAAGCCTGCACATGGGCCACGCCCTGGACAACGCCCTGCAGGACGCCCTCATCCGCTTTAAGCGCATGCGGGGGTTTGAGGCGGTCTGGCTCCCCGGCACGGACCACGCGGGCATCGCCACCCAGGTGGTGGTGGAGAGGCTCCTCCTCAAGGAGGGCCAGACCCGGAACGACCTGGGCCGGGAGGCCTTCTTGCAACGGGTCTGGCAGTGGAAGGAGGAATCCGGGGGGACCATCCTGCGCCAGCTCAAACGCCTGGGGGCCAGCGCCGACTGGAGCCGGGAGGCCTTCACCATGGACGAGGCCCGCTCCAAGGCGGTGCGCTACGCCTTCTGCCGCTACTACCACGAGGGCCTGGCCTACCGGGCCCCCCGCCTGGTGAACTGGTGCCCCCGGTGCGAGACCACGCTTTCGGACCTGGAGGTGGAAACGGAGCCCACCCCGGGCCGGCTCTACACCCTGCGCTACGAGGTGGAAGGGGGCGGGGAGGTCGCCATCGCCACCGTGCGCCCGGAGACGGTCTTCGCCGACCAGGCCCTCGCCATCCACCCCGAGGACGAGCGCTACCAGGGGCTCATCGGCAAGCGGGCCCGCATTCCCCTCACGGGGGTTTGGATCCCCATCCTGGCCGACCCCGCGGTGGAACGGGACTTCGGCACCGGGGCCCTCAAGGTGACCCCCGCCCACGACCCCCTGGACTACGAGATCGGCCTCCGCCACGGCCTGGAGCCGGTCTCCGTCATCGACCTGGAGGGGCGCATGGCAGGGGATAGGGTGCCCGAGGCCCTGAGGGGCCTGGAACGGTTTGCGGCCCGGAAAAAAGCCGTGGAACTCTTCCGGGAGGCGGGCCACCTCCTCAAGGAAGAAGACTACACCATCCAGATGGCCACCTGCTCCCGCTGCGCTACCCCCCTGGAGTACGCCATCTTCCCCCAGTGGTGGCTTGCCATGAAGCCCCTGGCGGAAAAGGTCATCCAGGGCCTGGAGCGGGACGAGATCGCCTTCGTCCCCGAGCGCTGGAAAAAGGTGAACCTCGACTGGCTAAAAGGGGTCAGGGACTGGAACATCTCCCGCCAGCTCTGGTGGGGGCACCAGATCCCCGCCTGGTACTGCGAGGACTGCGGGGCGGTGAACGTGCCCCACCCTGAGCGCTACCTGGAAGACCCCCAGGCCTGTGAAGCCTGTGGAGGCCAGAACCTCAGGCGGGACGAGGACGTCTTCGACACCTGGTTCTCCTCGGCCCTTTGGCCCCTTGCCACCCTGGGCTGGCCCGAAGAGACGGAGGACCTGAAGGCCTTCTACCCCGGGGACGTCCTGGTCACGGGCTACGACATCCTCTTCCTCTGGGTTTCCCGCATGGAGGTTTCCGGCTACCACTTCCTAGGGGAAAGGCCCTTCAAGACCGTCCTCCTCCACGGCCTGGTCCTGGACGAGAGGGGGCAGAAGATGAGCAAGTCCAAGGGGAACGTCATCGACCCCTTGGAGATGGTGGAACGCTACGGGGCGGACGCCCTGCGCTTCGCCCTCACCTACCTGGCCACCGGGGGGCAGGACATCAGGCTCGACCTCCGCTGGCTGGAGATGGCCCGGAACTTCGCCAACAAGCTCTACAACGCCGCCCGCTTCGTCCTCATGAGCCGGGAAGGCTTCCAGGCCAAGACCGAGGCCCCCACCCTGGCGGACCGCTTCATGCAAAGCCGCCTCGCCCGGGGGGTGCGGGAGGTCACCGGCCTTTACGAGGCCCTGGACCTGGCCCAGGCGGCGAGGGAGATCTACGAGCTCGTCTGGAGCGAGTTCTGCGACTGGTACCTGGAGGCCAGCAAGCCAGCCCTCAAGGCGGGGAACGCCTTTACCCTACGCACCCTCGAGGAAGCCCTCGCCACCCTCCTGAAGCTCCTCCACCCCCTCATGCCCTTCCTCACCAGCGAGCTCTACGGGGCCCTCACGGGGAAGGAAGAGCTGGCCCTGGAACCTTGGCCGGAGGCGGGCCAGGAGGACCTCGAGGCCGAGGCCCGCTTCGAGGCCCTGAGGCAGGCGGTCACCGCGGTGCGGGCCCTGAAGGCGGAGGCCGGGCTTCCTCTGGCCCAGGAGGTGCGGGTCTACCTGGAGGGGGAGGCGGAAGCGGTCCTGGAGAACCTGGAGGCCTTCCGCTTCCTGGGCCGGGCCGAACCCCTGGAAGCGCGTCCGGAAAGGGCCCTGGTGAAGGCCATGCCCAAGGTGACGGTGCGCATGCCCCTGGAGGGGCTTCTGGACGTGGCGGAGTGGCGGCGCCGCCAGGAGAAGCGACTCCAGGAGCTCGTGAGCCTGGCGGAACGGAGCCAAAGGAAGCTTTCCGCCCCCGGCTTCCGGGAACGGGCCCCCAAGGAGGTGGTGGAGGCCGAGGAGGCGAGGCTTCGGGAAAACCTGGCCCAGATCGCGCGCCTCCAGGAGGCCCTCAGCCAAACAGGGTGA
- a CDS encoding DUF6812 domain-containing protein, whose amino-acid sequence MYRQPREAHEARIYTGAYRVYGMIYLVPGSGTADLLNQERAYLPVTGALIYAPGHAHPPEARDLRASTGFLALRKERIQWAVGGRPSEPRASPALLERRRLAFLFGDYLLAGELLVPRGVRLSDFLSQAKPFQALLEAGLYLLAPGRPIVELTPQERFPFVTVNLRLAEAVAEAPGEAQDPRLTLFG is encoded by the coding sequence GTGTACAGGCAGCCGCGGGAGGCCCATGAGGCGCGGATCTACACCGGGGCTTACCGGGTGTACGGGATGATCTACCTGGTCCCGGGCTCGGGCACCGCCGACCTTCTGAACCAGGAGCGGGCCTACCTCCCCGTCACCGGGGCCCTCATCTACGCCCCGGGCCATGCCCACCCCCCCGAGGCCAGGGACCTCAGGGCCAGCACCGGCTTCCTGGCCCTGCGCAAGGAGCGCATCCAGTGGGCGGTGGGGGGGAGGCCCAGCGAGCCCCGGGCGAGCCCCGCCCTCCTGGAGCGGCGGCGCCTGGCGTTCCTCTTCGGCGATTACCTGCTGGCGGGGGAGCTCCTCGTGCCCCGGGGGGTGCGGCTTTCCGACTTCCTCTCCCAGGCCAAGCCCTTCCAGGCCCTCCTGGAAGCCGGGCTTTACCTCCTCGCCCCGGGACGCCCCATCGTGGAGCTCACGCCCCAGGAACGCTTCCCCTTCGTCACCGTCAACCTGCGCCTGGCGGAGGCGGTGGCCGAGGCCCCGGGGGAGGCCCAGGACCCCAGGCTCACCCTGTTTGGCTGA
- a CDS encoding helix-turn-helix transcriptional regulator → MPLLLETTKERVLDLLRARPRTAKEVAEALGVSRAAVLKHLQDLEARGLVRSEVRKCAGRGRPYRLYRARDGEAPYAALCGEVLKGLEGALGREGVVAFLLERNRALLAPLHLQDLPLREKLARLALFLREQGYEAEVVEEGGELYLCQRRCPKLALSREHEALCESELLAYQELLGLPLSREERIAQGGSCCRYRVGSS, encoded by the coding sequence ATGCCCCTCCTCCTGGAGACCACCAAAGAACGGGTTCTGGACCTCCTCCGGGCCAGGCCCCGCACCGCCAAGGAGGTGGCCGAGGCCCTGGGGGTGAGCCGGGCGGCGGTCTTGAAGCACCTCCAGGACCTGGAGGCCCGCGGCCTGGTGCGCTCGGAGGTGCGGAAGTGCGCGGGCCGGGGGCGGCCCTACCGCCTCTACCGGGCGCGGGACGGGGAGGCCCCCTACGCCGCCCTCTGCGGGGAGGTCCTCAAGGGCCTGGAGGGGGCCTTGGGGCGGGAGGGGGTGGTGGCCTTCCTCCTCGAGCGGAACCGGGCCCTCCTCGCCCCCCTCCACCTCCAGGACCTCCCCTTGCGGGAAAAGCTCGCCCGCCTGGCCCTCTTCCTGCGGGAGCAGGGTTACGAGGCCGAGGTGGTGGAGGAGGGGGGAGAGCTTTACCTCTGCCAAAGGCGCTGCCCCAAGCTGGCCCTCTCCCGGGAGCACGAGGCCCTTTGCGAAAGCGAGCTCCTGGCCTACCAGGAGCTCCTGGGCCTCCCCCTCTCCCGCGAGGAGCGCATCGCCCAGGGGGGAAGCTGCTGCCGCTACCGGGTGGGCTCCTCGTAG
- a CDS encoding Mrp/NBP35 family ATP-binding protein, with the protein MALTEERVLEALRTVMDPELGRDLVSLGMVKEVRLEGTRVDLLVYLTTPACPLKGQIEADIRRALLPLGASEVRVRFGGGVKAPEQYPIPGVKHVVAVGSGKGGVGKSTAAANLALALRGEGAQVGLLDADLYGPSQAKMFGLEGQRLRVDENRKILPLEAYGLKVLSIANIVPPGQAMVWRGPILHGTIRQFLEEVSWGELDYLVVDLPPGTGDVQLSLAQLTRVSGGVIVTTPQEVALIDAERAADMFHKVQVPVLGVLENMSSFLCPHCGQPTPIFGEGGGRRLAERLRTRFLGEIPLTLPLRESGDRGRPILVEAPEGPEAEAFRRAARELAAALSVQAFIALPMA; encoded by the coding sequence ATGGCGCTTACCGAGGAACGGGTCCTCGAGGCCCTGCGCACGGTGATGGACCCGGAGTTGGGGAGGGACCTGGTCTCCCTGGGCATGGTGAAGGAGGTGCGCCTGGAGGGGACCAGGGTGGACCTCCTCGTCTACCTCACCACCCCTGCCTGCCCCCTCAAGGGGCAGATCGAGGCGGACATCCGGCGGGCCCTCCTTCCCCTGGGGGCCTCCGAGGTGCGGGTCCGCTTCGGGGGCGGGGTGAAGGCCCCCGAGCAGTACCCCATCCCTGGGGTCAAGCACGTGGTGGCGGTGGGCTCGGGGAAGGGGGGGGTGGGGAAGAGCACCGCGGCCGCCAACCTGGCCCTGGCCCTCCGGGGGGAAGGGGCCCAGGTGGGCCTCCTGGACGCCGACCTCTACGGGCCCAGCCAGGCCAAGATGTTCGGGCTGGAGGGGCAGAGGCTCAGGGTGGACGAAAACCGCAAGATCCTCCCCCTGGAGGCCTACGGCCTTAAGGTGCTCTCCATCGCCAACATCGTCCCCCCGGGCCAGGCCATGGTCTGGCGGGGGCCCATCCTCCACGGCACCATCCGCCAGTTCCTGGAGGAGGTGAGCTGGGGGGAGCTGGACTACCTGGTGGTGGACCTTCCCCCGGGCACCGGGGACGTGCAGCTCTCCCTCGCCCAGCTCACCCGGGTCTCGGGGGGGGTGATCGTCACCACCCCCCAGGAGGTGGCCCTGATCGACGCCGAGCGGGCCGCGGACATGTTCCACAAGGTGCAGGTGCCCGTGCTCGGGGTCCTGGAGAACATGTCCTCTTTCCTCTGCCCCCACTGCGGCCAGCCCACCCCCATCTTCGGGGAGGGGGGCGGGAGGCGGCTTGCGGAGCGGCTCAGGACCCGCTTCCTGGGGGAGATCCCCCTCACCCTCCCGCTCAGGGAAAGCGGCGACCGGGGGCGGCCCATCCTGGTGGAGGCCCCCGAGGGCCCCGAGGCGGAGGCCTTCCGCCGGGCGGCCCGGGAGCTGGCCGCCGCCCTGAGCGTCCAGGCCTTCATCGCCCTCCCCATGGCCTAG